Proteins encoded by one window of Elephas maximus indicus isolate mEleMax1 chromosome 5, mEleMax1 primary haplotype, whole genome shotgun sequence:
- the LOC126076929 gene encoding secretory immunoglobulin A-binding protein EsiB-like isoform X3 codes for MLWVKEWLLGFSLLIIMGTTVSLLYIWLYSQSFHFHVAHLYACFGYSSAQHIVGQRYLKGAGVMKDEEMAMHWFRKASQQDHPHASFNLAVGKLRNMTGSMEMENVEMLLNVAASQGIPEAQELLKNVVWTKSNLLPTKRMGSVYRP; via the exons CTCCTGATCATAATGGGAACCACGGTCTCTCTACTTTACATCTGGCTGTATTCCCAGAGCTTCCACTTCCATGTGGCACATCTTTATGCTTGTTTTGGGTACTCCAGTGCTCAGCATATTGTTGGCCAGAGATACCTGAAAG GAGCTGGTGTGATGAAGGATGAAGAGATGGCAATGCATTGGTTTAG aaaAGCCTCCCAGCAGGACCATCCTCATGCTTCCTTTAACCTTGCGGTGGGAAAGCTGAGAAACATGACTGGTTCCATGGAGATGGA GAATGTAGAGATGCTCCTTAATGTTGCTGCAAGTCAGGGGATCCCAGAGGCCCAGGAACTTCTGAAGAATGTTGTTTGGACTAAAAGCAATCTCTTGCCAACTAAAAGAATGGGCAGTGTTTACAGACCGTAA
- the LOC126076929 gene encoding secretory immunoglobulin A-binding protein EsiB-like isoform X4: MKKGKLLIIMGTTVSLLYIWLYSQSFHFHVAHLYACFGYSSAQHIVGQRYLKGAGVMKDEEMAMHWFRKASQQDHPHASFNLAVGKLRNMTGSMEMENVEMLLNVAASQGIPEAQELLKNVVWTKSNLLPTKRMGSVYRP; the protein is encoded by the exons CTCCTGATCATAATGGGAACCACGGTCTCTCTACTTTACATCTGGCTGTATTCCCAGAGCTTCCACTTCCATGTGGCACATCTTTATGCTTGTTTTGGGTACTCCAGTGCTCAGCATATTGTTGGCCAGAGATACCTGAAAG GAGCTGGTGTGATGAAGGATGAAGAGATGGCAATGCATTGGTTTAG aaaAGCCTCCCAGCAGGACCATCCTCATGCTTCCTTTAACCTTGCGGTGGGAAAGCTGAGAAACATGACTGGTTCCATGGAGATGGA GAATGTAGAGATGCTCCTTAATGTTGCTGCAAGTCAGGGGATCCCAGAGGCCCAGGAACTTCTGAAGAATGTTGTTTGGACTAAAAGCAATCTCTTGCCAACTAAAAGAATGGGCAGTGTTTACAGACCGTAA